The following coding sequences lie in one Alloacidobacterium dinghuense genomic window:
- a CDS encoding sodium:solute symporter family protein, with protein sequence MAAGRRVPWWIGAISIAVTWIWAPALFVSVQQAYQQGIPGIFWFTAPNVLSLIIIAPLAVRIRRQLPGGYSQPEWIRYRFDKKTERLFLVPFFWYQVMAVTVQLYAGGSIFSLLTGARIEYVMMILASTTLVYSVISGMRASIVTDFLQYALMLTAALIVIPWTISSAGGWSAISGGLGGVSGSHRSIFDAQVAFNFGIVTTIGLLSGSLADQQHWQRAFAIEKQGLVRAYVLSGVLFGIVPLVVSLLGFVAANPASGVSLAAGVDPSMVGVVAVSHFLPKWAVGAFAVMLLGGLCSTLDSGMCAASALYAGSVLKLNPAEQAIREKERLGLELAAEEREEQRQLDHKIVSRGRWAMVGVTVVGAAVALAVLYIPGFGLQYLWWVFNTVAACVAMPTILSLYWNRLGSTGVFWGVLIAFFVGIPLFVYSNIRGIIWLTVASSLGIIAVTIIFCLIFPRAVPFEMRPASGQDLEWPERTLSN encoded by the coding sequence ATGGCGGCAGGTCGGAGAGTTCCATGGTGGATCGGCGCAATATCGATCGCTGTGACGTGGATCTGGGCGCCCGCGCTCTTCGTAAGTGTTCAACAGGCATATCAACAGGGGATTCCCGGCATATTTTGGTTTACTGCGCCGAATGTCCTTAGTCTTATCATCATAGCTCCGCTTGCGGTTCGCATACGCCGCCAGCTGCCGGGCGGCTATAGCCAGCCAGAGTGGATTCGATATCGATTTGACAAAAAGACCGAGCGCCTCTTCCTGGTTCCCTTCTTCTGGTATCAGGTGATGGCGGTCACGGTTCAGTTATATGCGGGCGGAAGCATCTTCTCATTGCTGACGGGCGCGCGAATCGAGTACGTGATGATGATCCTCGCGTCCACTACGTTGGTATATAGCGTTATCTCAGGCATGCGGGCATCTATCGTTACGGATTTCCTTCAATATGCGCTGATGCTCACCGCCGCGTTGATTGTCATTCCTTGGACGATCAGTAGCGCCGGCGGATGGTCAGCGATTTCCGGCGGTCTGGGCGGGGTTAGCGGCAGCCACCGCAGCATCTTTGATGCCCAGGTAGCATTCAATTTCGGGATAGTCACTACGATCGGATTGCTTTCCGGCTCGCTCGCCGACCAGCAACACTGGCAGCGAGCGTTTGCAATCGAAAAGCAAGGATTGGTGAGGGCTTACGTCCTCTCAGGGGTACTCTTCGGGATCGTGCCTCTAGTAGTTTCGTTGCTTGGCTTTGTGGCGGCAAATCCCGCCTCGGGTGTCTCGCTCGCTGCTGGTGTTGATCCGTCCATGGTGGGGGTTGTCGCGGTTTCACATTTCCTTCCTAAGTGGGCAGTGGGCGCATTTGCGGTAATGTTGCTGGGTGGGCTGTGCTCCACGCTAGACTCGGGGATGTGCGCTGCCAGTGCACTCTATGCCGGGAGTGTGTTGAAGTTGAATCCTGCCGAACAGGCAATCCGTGAGAAGGAACGACTGGGTCTTGAACTGGCGGCAGAAGAGCGTGAAGAACAGAGGCAACTCGACCACAAGATTGTGTCGCGCGGGAGATGGGCAATGGTAGGTGTCACGGTTGTGGGCGCCGCTGTTGCCCTCGCCGTTTTATACATTCCCGGTTTTGGTCTTCAGTATCTGTGGTGGGTCTTTAACACAGTAGCTGCCTGCGTGGCGATGCCTACGATTCTGAGCTTATATTGGAATCGCTTGGGTTCAACGGGCGTGTTCTGGGGTGTCTTGATCGCATTTTTTGTTGGTATTCCACTCTTCGTGTACAGCAATATCAGGGGCATTATATGGTTGACTGTGGCTTCATCCTTGGGGATCATCGCGGTCACAATCATTTTCTGTCTGATTTTCCCGCGAGCAGTGCCGTTTGAAATGAGGCCTGCCAGCGGTCAGGACCTGGAATGGCCGGAGAGGACTCTTTCGAATTAG